In one Streptomyces sp. NBC_00597 genomic region, the following are encoded:
- a CDS encoding SulP family inorganic anion transporter, protein MTTRHRGHGVLTRLRSVPGIRAASSYRREWLVKDLVAGVVLTTLLVPQGMAYAELAGLPAITGLYTTILCLLGYAVFGPSRILVLGPDSSLGPMIAATVLPLVAADGDPGRAVALGSMLAVMVAAIMILASVAKLGFIADLISRPTMIGYMNGLALTILIGQLPKLLGFKVEADNLIGQCVGLVQELADGAAVPAAAAVGLCGIALVLVLQRFLPKVPAVLVMVVLAIAAASALDLGAHGVGLVGVLPEGFPPFTLPDVRLTDLAPLLGGALGIALVSLADTISNASAFAARTGQEVRGNQEMGGVGAANLAAALFQGFPVSTSGSRTAVAERAGARSQLTGVVGAALIVLMLVLAPGLFRNLPQPALAAVVITASLSLADVPGAVRLWRQRRTEFLLCFAAFAGVALLGVLPGIAIAVGLSVLNVFRRAWWPYDTVLGRVQDLEGYHDIRSYPQAEQLPGLVIYRFDAPLFFANAKTFRDEVRRMAGADPRPSWIVVAAEPMTDVDTTAADILEELDEELNADGVHLVFAELKDPVRRKIERYELTRTIDPEHFFPTVEAAVQAFRRRTGAQWAPPATDGT, encoded by the coding sequence GTGACGACCCGGCACCGGGGCCACGGGGTCCTCACCCGTTTGCGGTCGGTCCCCGGGATCCGCGCGGCCTCGTCCTACCGGCGCGAGTGGCTGGTCAAGGACCTGGTCGCGGGAGTCGTCCTGACCACGCTGCTGGTGCCGCAGGGCATGGCGTACGCCGAGTTGGCGGGCCTGCCGGCCATCACCGGCCTGTACACGACGATCCTCTGCCTGCTCGGGTACGCGGTGTTCGGCCCGTCCCGGATCCTGGTGCTGGGCCCGGATTCCTCGCTGGGTCCGATGATCGCCGCCACGGTGCTGCCCCTGGTGGCGGCCGACGGGGATCCCGGCCGGGCCGTCGCGCTGGGGTCGATGCTCGCGGTCATGGTGGCGGCCATCATGATCCTGGCCTCGGTGGCGAAGCTCGGCTTCATCGCCGACCTGATCTCCAGGCCGACGATGATCGGCTACATGAACGGCCTGGCCCTGACCATTCTGATCGGCCAGCTGCCCAAACTGCTCGGCTTCAAGGTCGAGGCGGACAACCTGATCGGCCAGTGCGTCGGCCTCGTGCAGGAACTCGCCGACGGGGCGGCGGTGCCGGCCGCCGCCGCGGTGGGGCTGTGCGGGATCGCCCTGGTCCTGGTCCTGCAGCGCTTCCTGCCCAAGGTCCCCGCGGTGCTCGTGATGGTGGTCCTGGCGATCGCCGCGGCTTCCGCCCTCGACCTGGGCGCGCACGGCGTCGGCCTGGTCGGCGTACTGCCCGAGGGGTTCCCGCCCTTCACCCTCCCCGATGTGCGGCTCACCGACCTCGCGCCGCTGCTCGGCGGTGCGCTGGGCATCGCCCTGGTGTCGCTGGCCGACACGATCTCCAATGCGTCCGCCTTCGCGGCGCGCACCGGGCAGGAGGTGCGCGGCAACCAGGAGATGGGGGGCGTCGGTGCGGCCAACCTGGCGGCGGCCCTCTTCCAGGGCTTCCCCGTCAGCACGAGCGGCTCCCGGACTGCGGTGGCGGAGCGCGCGGGGGCCAGGAGCCAGCTCACCGGGGTCGTCGGAGCGGCGCTCATCGTCCTCATGCTCGTGCTGGCCCCGGGCCTGTTCCGCAACCTCCCCCAGCCGGCCCTGGCCGCCGTGGTCATCACCGCGTCGCTGTCCCTGGCCGACGTACCGGGAGCTGTACGGCTGTGGCGGCAGCGCCGGACGGAGTTCCTGCTGTGCTTCGCGGCCTTCGCCGGTGTGGCCCTGCTCGGCGTGCTGCCCGGGATCGCCATCGCCGTGGGCCTGTCGGTCCTCAACGTCTTCCGGCGCGCATGGTGGCCGTACGACACTGTGCTCGGGCGGGTCCAGGACCTGGAGGGCTACCACGACATCCGCTCCTACCCGCAGGCCGAACAACTGCCGGGCCTGGTGATCTACCGGTTCGACGCCCCGCTCTTCTTCGCCAACGCCAAGACGTTCCGGGACGAGGTCAGGCGGATGGCGGGCGCGGACCCGCGGCCGAGCTGGATCGTGGTCGCGGCGGAGCCCATGACCGACGTGGACACCACTGCCGCCGACATCCTGGAGGAGCTCGACGAGGAGCTCAACGCGGACGGCGTCCACCTCGTGTTCGCCGAGCTCAAAGACCCCGTGCGGCGGAAGATCGAGAGGTACGAACTCACCCGGACCATCGACCCCGAGCACTTCTTCCCCACCGTGGAGGCCGCCGTCCAGGCCTTCCGCCGGCGCACCGGAGCTCAATGGGCGCCCCCCGCCACCGACGGGACGTGA